Proteins found in one Raphanus sativus cultivar WK10039 unplaced genomic scaffold, ASM80110v3 Scaffold2216, whole genome shotgun sequence genomic segment:
- the LOC108820400 gene encoding S-locus-specific glycoprotein S13-like, translating to MSGKITIFVLLLFLPISSTSSSDDVLLLSKNETLASPGDVFELGFFNPGKVSNWYLGIWLKQDPDRTALWVANRDHPLLGSHGTLRFFNSNLILFDRNNNHVWSTSIDGTVRRDVVVKLLKNGNLVVKEAASDTNQFLWQSFDFPTDSIFSGMKMRTGTGNKLKSWINPNDPSTGVHFLGVTEEISGFWFYEEQEYGTEINLVDLWNGYSFGDMPPIFQVEGDTSSQQQSLVMTTNHGKFSRLRLGPEGIYEVYTWFSKHREWNLSWSVNDSCFLISSCKSYSFCSAYTTPRCNCIEGFSQKLDITWTGCTRVTNMSCSQDRFTTLHNMKLPNVRDVQVSWSSDLQNCEENCLANCHCTAWFVESEEERHGKCVTWYGELEGMRNYTFGGHDLHVRIAPTDHGVG from the coding sequence ATGAGTGGCAAAATTACAATCTTCGTCCTATTACTTTTTCTTCCTATTTCTTCTACTTCTTCGTCTGACGACGTTCTGTTACTCTCGAAAAATGAGACCCTTGCATCTCCTGGAGATGTCTTCGAGCTCGGTTTCTTCAATCCTGGTAAAGTTTCCAACTGGTATCTCGGTATCTGGCTCAAGCAAGACCCCGACAGAACCGCTTTATGGGTCGCCAACAGAGATCATCCTCTCCTCGGATCCCACGGAACACTCAGATTCTTCAACAGTAACCTCATCCTCTTTGATCGAAATAACAATCATGTCTGGTCAACAAGTATAGACGGGACTGTGAGGCGTGATGTTGTGGTAAAGCTTCTCAAGAACGGTAATTTGGTGGTGAAGGAGGCCGCAAGCGACACGAATCAATTCTTATGGCAGAGTTTCGATTTTCCTACTGATTCTATATTCTCCGGAATGAAGATGCGTACTGGAACTGGCAATAAACTTAAATCATGGATTAATCCTAATGATCCGTCCACCGGTGTTCACTTTTTGGGAGTTACAGAGGAAATATCGGGCTTTTGGTTTTATGAAGAGCAAGAATATGGGACAGAGATTAACCTTGTTGATTTATGGAATGGATACAGCTTCGGAGATATGCCACCGATTTTTCAAGTAGAAGGTGACACGAGTTCACAACAGCAATCACTTGTAATGACAACCAACCATGGAAAATTCTCTAGGTTGAGGTTAGGGCCCGAAGGAATCTATGAAGTATACACGTGGTTCTCTAAACATCGAGAATGGAACTTATCATGGTCAGTTAATGATTCGTGCTTCTTGATTAGCTCATGTAAATCGTACAGCTTCTGCTCCGCATACACAACGCCCAGATGCAATTGTATCGAAGGATTTAGTCAGAAGTTGGATATTACGTGGACCGGATGTACGAGAGTGACTAATATGAGTTGCAGTCAAGATCGGTTTACTACGCTTCATAACATGAAACTGCCGAATGTTAGAGATGTTCAGGTGAGTTGGAGTAGTGACTTGCAGAACTGTGAGGAGAATTGCCTTGCAAATTGCCATTGCACGGCATGGTTTGTGGAAAGCGAAGAAGAACGGCACGGGAAGTGTGTGACATGGTATGGAGAGCTCGAAGGTATGCGAAACTATACCTTCGGCGGTCATGACCTGCATGTCAGAATTGCTCCTACGGATCACGGAGTCGGTTAG